In Selenomonas dianae, a genomic segment contains:
- a CDS encoding transposase codes for MWYNNEKRSIEAGDPMRTAGGRQYQDSVFRMYFNNEERLRELAGALHGCVYAPEERIEIVTLEGTFLSQIKNDVSFVLADRYLVFLEHQSTPNGNMPLRCLYYVCEQFRKDIAPKELYAKKKIRLPVPEFHVFYTGEDNEPEAYEMKLSDAYVAAGDAVNLELVVRFHNVSYDKAKVLLHQSHALHDYAFLVWCVKENMRQGMARESAIREAIRYCIAHDVMKDFLEAHEREVMNMVGFEWNEKLFREAVFEDGLEQGLEQGLEQGRISAVLNMLKEKLPLDMIARVSEMSVEKIREIGRMHSLL; via the coding sequence ATGTGGTATAATAACGAAAAACGATCTATTGAGGCAGGTGATCCGATGCGTACGGCAGGAGGTCGGCAGTATCAGGACTCGGTGTTCCGTATGTATTTCAACAACGAGGAGCGGTTGAGGGAGCTTGCGGGTGCGCTGCATGGATGCGTGTATGCGCCGGAGGAGCGGATCGAGATTGTAACGCTCGAAGGCACGTTCCTGTCACAGATCAAAAATGATGTTTCGTTCGTGTTGGCGGATCGCTATCTTGTGTTTTTGGAGCATCAGAGTACGCCGAATGGAAATATGCCGCTGCGCTGCTTGTATTATGTCTGCGAGCAGTTTCGGAAGGACATTGCGCCCAAGGAACTCTATGCAAAAAAGAAAATTCGGCTGCCAGTGCCGGAGTTTCACGTGTTTTATACGGGGGAGGACAATGAGCCCGAAGCGTATGAGATGAAACTCTCGGATGCATATGTCGCGGCGGGGGATGCCGTCAACTTGGAGCTTGTGGTTCGTTTTCACAATGTTTCCTATGATAAGGCAAAGGTGCTCCTACATCAAAGCCATGCCCTTCATGACTATGCCTTCTTGGTATGGTGTGTGAAGGAAAATATGCGACAGGGAATGGCACGGGAAAGTGCAATTCGTGAAGCAATTCGATACTGCATAGCACATGATGTGATGAAAGATTTTTTGGAAGCACATGAACGCGAGGTGATGAACATGGTCGGGTTTGAGTGGAATGAGAAGCTGTTTCGCGAAGCCGTATTTGAGGACGGTCTTGAACAAGGACTTGAGCAGGGACTTGAGCAGGGGCGTATCTCTGCTGTCCTCAATATGCTGAAGGAAAAACTTCCGCTCGACATGATCGCACGTGTGTCGGAGATGTCGGTCGAAAAAATTCGGGAGATCGGCAGAATGCACAGCTTGCTATAG
- the ilvB gene encoding biosynthetic-type acetolactate synthase large subunit yields MRGAEAVLACLREQDVDTLFGYPGGMILPLYDALYAQKDIRQILVTHEQNAAHAADGYARATGRVGVCIATSGPGATNLVTGLATAYMDSIPMVAITGQVDIALLGRDAFQETDILDVTMPVTKHNYKIKNAADLVPTIRQAFALARSGRPGPVLLDVPRNLFFEEVSYTAAKPEVRTPGSPDADFMICAAEAAAEIVASARPLVIVGGGVVSAGTSAEVTAFIEKYHLPVVHTLMGMGAVPSTHPQMLGFAGMHGEKAANYAIGAADLVIAIGSRFADRQTGNLSKYTANRKFIHIDIDPAEIDKNIENSLGLAGDMRTILGLLMRQPPKSDLAAWWEQIRTWQEAYDYDYHVGRLTVPWALHQVAQSTTGKAYAYATDVGQHQMWAALHLRVEEPRTWLTSGGLGTMGYGLPAAMGAQLAWGDSRRVIHIAGDGGIKMTGNEFYTIARLGLPVLSILVNNRSLGMIRQLQKVLYDEHYIACELDHEMDYVKYVESFGIKAVGVSTQEEFAAALKSALEDRTHPRVIVMDVWRSFVEPMTKGGARIDEFVDFK; encoded by the coding sequence ATGAGAGGTGCGGAGGCGGTTCTGGCGTGTCTGCGGGAGCAGGATGTTGATACATTGTTCGGCTACCCGGGCGGGATGATCCTGCCGCTTTATGATGCGCTCTATGCACAGAAGGATATACGCCAGATTCTTGTGACGCACGAGCAGAATGCCGCCCATGCGGCGGATGGCTATGCGCGTGCTACGGGGCGCGTCGGGGTCTGCATTGCGACGTCGGGACCGGGCGCGACGAATCTCGTGACGGGACTTGCGACGGCGTATATGGACTCGATTCCGATGGTTGCGATTACGGGGCAGGTGGACATCGCCCTGCTCGGGCGCGATGCCTTTCAGGAGACGGACATCCTCGATGTGACGATGCCTGTTACGAAGCACAACTATAAAATTAAAAATGCGGCGGATCTCGTGCCGACGATTCGTCAGGCGTTCGCGCTTGCGCGCAGTGGGCGGCCGGGACCCGTGCTTCTCGATGTGCCGCGCAACCTCTTCTTCGAGGAGGTTTCCTACACGGCGGCGAAGCCGGAGGTGCGTACGCCGGGGAGTCCCGACGCGGACTTTATGATCTGTGCGGCGGAGGCGGCGGCGGAGATTGTCGCCTCCGCGCGTCCGCTCGTGATCGTGGGCGGCGGTGTGGTTTCTGCGGGAACGTCGGCGGAGGTCACGGCGTTCATCGAAAAGTATCATCTGCCCGTCGTGCATACGCTCATGGGCATGGGGGCTGTGCCGAGCACGCATCCGCAGATGCTCGGGTTTGCGGGGATGCATGGGGAGAAGGCGGCAAACTATGCCATCGGTGCGGCGGATCTCGTCATTGCGATCGGCAGTCGCTTTGCCGATCGCCAGACGGGCAACCTCAGCAAGTATACGGCAAACCGCAAGTTCATCCACATCGACATCGACCCTGCCGAGATCGACAAGAACATCGAGAACAGCCTTGGTCTCGCGGGCGATATGCGTACGATCCTCGGGCTTCTCATGCGGCAGCCGCCAAAGAGTGATCTCGCGGCATGGTGGGAGCAGATACGCACATGGCAGGAGGCATATGACTACGACTATCATGTCGGACGGCTGACCGTGCCGTGGGCGCTGCATCAGGTGGCGCAGAGCACGACGGGCAAGGCATATGCCTATGCGACGGATGTGGGGCAGCACCAGATGTGGGCGGCACTCCACCTGCGCGTGGAGGAGCCGCGGACGTGGCTGACCTCGGGCGGTCTCGGCACGATGGGCTACGGTCTGCCCGCTGCGATGGGCGCACAGCTCGCATGGGGGGACAGCCGCCGCGTGATCCACATCGCGGGCGACGGCGGTATCAAGATGACGGGCAATGAGTTCTATACGATTGCGCGTCTCGGGTTGCCTGTGCTCTCGATCCTTGTGAACAACCGCAGCCTCGGTATGATCCGACAGCTGCAGAAGGTGCTCTACGATGAGCACTATATCGCCTGTGAGCTCGATCACGAGATGGACTATGTGAAATACGTGGAGAGCTTCGGCATCAAGGCGGTTGGTGTGTCAACGCAGGAGGAGTTTGCAGCGGCGCTCAAGAGCGCACTGGAGGACAGAACACACCCGCGCGTGATCGTGATGGACGTGTGGCGCAGTTTCGTGGAGCCGATGACAAAGGGCGGTGCGCGCATTGATGAGTTTGTGGACTTTAAGTAG